A stretch of the Deltaproteobacteria bacterium genome encodes the following:
- a CDS encoding SAM-dependent methyltransferase has product MTVGTYKLLDSGNFQKLEQVGAFKIVRPAAQAVWRPRLPEAEWRSADAMFTRFSGGDGRWERRNRKVPETWSIAMPGGGTFQIKLTDFGHLGIFPEQQANWLQLRDLVATHAVEGRQINVLNLFAYTGGSTLACAAGGAHVVHLDASKTSVAWARENAEVSGLADRPIRWLTEDVQKFVARELRRGSKYHGIILDPPSYGRGPKGEAWKIEEMLPPLLDELRQLLAPDFVFALLSSHSAGYTPLALTNLLGEFAHVKGCQFQAEEMVVVDQSGRALPSGATCLLTTTGGA; this is encoded by the coding sequence ATGACCGTCGGTACCTACAAGCTGCTAGACAGTGGAAATTTCCAAAAATTGGAGCAAGTTGGCGCCTTTAAAATAGTGCGACCAGCGGCGCAGGCTGTCTGGCGTCCGCGTTTGCCGGAGGCCGAATGGCGGAGTGCCGATGCGATGTTCACACGGTTCTCAGGTGGTGACGGCCGCTGGGAGCGACGTAATCGTAAGGTCCCGGAGACCTGGTCGATCGCTATGCCGGGTGGAGGCACTTTTCAAATTAAGCTCACCGACTTTGGGCATTTGGGGATCTTCCCCGAGCAGCAAGCTAATTGGTTACAGCTGCGCGACCTGGTGGCGACGCATGCGGTTGAAGGACGGCAAATCAATGTCCTCAACCTATTCGCTTATACAGGTGGTTCAACCCTAGCGTGTGCCGCAGGTGGTGCCCATGTCGTCCACCTGGATGCCTCCAAAACAAGTGTTGCTTGGGCTCGAGAAAATGCCGAGGTCAGTGGACTTGCCGATCGCCCCATCCGGTGGTTGACGGAGGATGTACAAAAATTTGTGGCCCGCGAGCTTCGTCGTGGCTCTAAATATCATGGCATCATCCTGGACCCACCCAGCTACGGCCGTGGACCCAAAGGCGAGGCCTGGAAGATTGAGGAGATGTTGCCGCCATTACTAGACGAATTACGGCAGCTACTCGCTCCTGACTTCGTGTTTGCGCTGCTGAGCTCCCACTCTGCCGGCTACACGCCGTTAGCCCTCACTAATCTATTGGGCGAATTCGCTCATGTTAAAGGGTGCCAATTTCAGGCCGAAGAGATGGTCGTGGTCGACCAATCGGGGCGCGCGCTTCCGAGTGGGGCGACATGCCTACTCACGACAACCGGCGGCGCATGA
- a CDS encoding trypsin-like serine protease, translating to MSLRLARSTSLTLLVVSTFACSEPSSPRVSSTRTASASSKATDNDGAKSCLNIVNGLDTVEFPTVVRLVGLRGSSVGVCTGTFISPTAVITAAHCLDASPNGGLSIVQGDRLDFTRNPLLKATKALRAFTFGSIGSTGDTSNSEVVGRDTAILLFPTGIARAYAEIATAKPGPGTKAVSIGYGLTDYFDDQNAGRDYDASKHYGSIDVVDGDDGLNIFVGDYTATESERVLGSKVVDSMGDSGGPLFVNGKISGTLSVGGSRPRSSDQQSAYFSVFVDINSDNTLALIKLANEAGANIPAPGTVPRSLSAPTAPIDSVASGSPSASPISTCQ from the coding sequence ATGTCTTTACGCCTCGCCAGGTCCACCTCGTTAACGCTGCTTGTGGTCTCGACTTTCGCTTGTAGCGAGCCGTCGAGCCCTCGAGTAAGCTCCACGCGCACTGCAAGTGCGTCATCCAAGGCAACCGACAATGACGGGGCAAAGTCTTGTTTGAACATCGTCAACGGTTTGGACACTGTAGAGTTTCCGACTGTTGTAAGATTAGTGGGGCTACGTGGCTCGTCGGTTGGCGTGTGCACAGGCACTTTTATCAGCCCAACAGCTGTCATCACCGCCGCTCATTGTCTAGATGCATCTCCTAACGGTGGTCTATCCATCGTCCAAGGAGACAGGTTGGACTTCACCCGCAATCCGCTACTAAAGGCTACCAAGGCTCTGCGTGCTTTCACGTTTGGTAGTATCGGATCGACAGGCGACACCAGTAATAGCGAGGTCGTGGGCAGAGATACCGCAATATTATTATTCCCAACCGGGATTGCCAGAGCTTATGCCGAAATCGCCACGGCCAAGCCTGGCCCGGGCACCAAAGCTGTGTCGATAGGGTATGGTTTGACCGATTATTTCGACGATCAAAATGCCGGCCGAGATTACGATGCTAGTAAGCACTACGGCTCGATAGATGTCGTCGACGGCGACGATGGGCTAAACATTTTTGTTGGTGACTACACCGCGACCGAAAGTGAGCGCGTGCTTGGCAGCAAAGTCGTCGACTCCATGGGAGACTCTGGTGGCCCTCTCTTCGTAAACGGTAAAATAAGCGGCACCCTATCGGTGGGTGGATCTAGGCCAAGAAGCAGCGATCAGCAATCAGCCTATTTCTCGGTGTTCGTCGATATCAACTCAGATAACACCTTGGCGCTTATAAAACTCGCTAATGAGGCCGGAGCCAACATCCCGGCACCGGGCACTGTCCCACGGAGCCTCAGTGCCCCCACTGCTCCCATAGATTCTGTAGCGAGCGGATCTCCGAGCGCCTCGCCAATTTCAACCTGTCAATGA
- a CDS encoding FKBP-type peptidyl-prolyl cis-trans isomerase, with translation MARYSLLNTSLIVATVATVGVTHAHAATTLKTDQDKVSYVIGYQIGSNFKRDGLEVDLNMLTNGLKEALAGEKSPLTQEETQKLMADLDKNLRAKAEAQRKAAGEKNATEGKNYLTENFRKPGIKKTASGLQYKVIAEGKGDAPKADDTVSVNYKGTLINGTEFDSSYKRGQPAKFPVSGVIKGWTEALQLMKPGAKYQLFIPSELAYGDRGAGPLIGPNATLIFDVELLSVEPKATAAAAPAGTPTEKK, from the coding sequence ATGGCTCGTTATTCGCTGCTCAACACCTCGCTTATTGTCGCTACGGTAGCCACTGTGGGAGTTACTCACGCTCATGCTGCGACGACCCTGAAGACCGATCAGGATAAGGTTAGTTATGTGATCGGGTACCAGATCGGCAGCAACTTCAAACGCGATGGCCTTGAAGTCGATCTGAACATGCTGACTAATGGTTTGAAAGAGGCTTTAGCTGGCGAGAAGTCTCCTCTGACTCAGGAAGAGACCCAGAAGCTCATGGCCGACCTGGATAAGAACCTGCGGGCTAAGGCCGAGGCACAACGCAAAGCTGCTGGTGAGAAAAATGCCACCGAAGGTAAGAACTACTTAACCGAAAACTTCCGCAAACCCGGCATCAAGAAGACGGCGAGCGGCCTGCAGTACAAAGTGATCGCCGAGGGTAAAGGAGATGCACCCAAGGCCGATGACACCGTGTCCGTTAATTACAAAGGTACACTGATTAATGGCACTGAGTTCGACAGTTCCTACAAACGCGGTCAACCGGCTAAATTTCCGGTCAGCGGCGTGATTAAGGGCTGGACTGAGGCATTGCAATTGATGAAGCCAGGAGCTAAATATCAGCTGTTTATTCCCTCTGAACTTGCGTATGGTGATCGCGGCGCGGGTCCACTCATTGGACCAAATGCCACCTTGATATTTGATGTCGAACTGTTGTCGGTGGAACCCAAAGCCACGGCCGCCGCAGCACCTGCAGGGACACCCACGGAGAAAAAATGA
- a CDS encoding class I SAM-dependent RNA methyltransferase — MKSSELRLIATCPEETKEVLIAELTQLGVSNIESAYRAVHFSASEEQFYQAHLRLRTASRILKVIKEFPAKSPEMLYSQARRIDWPALFNVERTFLIEGVPGDRGSEFMRANDISKKVREGLQDSFQRRVGQLPKVDLKEPKVIIVAFLAGGRCVLSFDTSGKALHKRGYRQEGHPAPIKETLAASILHLTGYDGTQPFLDPMCGSGTIAIEAAMIALRKAPQIHRPKGQFQFEWLRSFNKDLWRQVQEEGRAERTEAPAQVIMASDISPTYVGLAKRNALKARVEKHIRFVTGKFQEIEVPASSGILVANLPYGERLAKASRSDLESLYKEIGDTLKRNFTGWRAALLAAEESPYKSIGLKTTRRIPLMNGSIPCKLLIFDLYAGSKRQVTKDSSKS; from the coding sequence ATGAAATCCAGTGAGCTTCGGCTCATTGCAACCTGTCCAGAAGAGACCAAAGAAGTACTGATTGCCGAGCTGACGCAGCTCGGCGTCAGTAACATCGAGTCAGCCTACCGGGCCGTCCACTTCTCAGCTAGCGAAGAGCAATTTTATCAAGCGCACCTAAGATTGCGGACCGCAAGTCGCATCCTTAAGGTCATCAAGGAATTTCCAGCCAAATCGCCGGAGATGCTCTACTCGCAGGCCCGTCGCATAGACTGGCCCGCCCTATTCAACGTGGAGCGCACCTTCCTGATCGAAGGAGTCCCAGGTGATCGCGGCAGCGAATTCATGCGTGCCAACGACATCAGCAAAAAGGTACGCGAAGGTCTCCAGGACTCGTTCCAGCGTCGCGTGGGTCAGCTTCCGAAGGTGGACCTCAAAGAACCCAAGGTTATCATAGTCGCCTTTCTAGCTGGCGGCCGGTGCGTTCTGAGCTTTGATACCTCTGGTAAGGCTCTACACAAGCGAGGCTACAGGCAAGAGGGACACCCGGCTCCGATCAAGGAGACTTTGGCTGCTTCGATACTGCACTTGACCGGATATGACGGGACTCAACCATTCTTAGATCCCATGTGTGGCAGCGGTACCATCGCCATTGAGGCGGCGATGATTGCGCTAAGAAAGGCGCCACAGATTCACCGACCCAAGGGACAATTTCAGTTTGAATGGCTCCGCAGCTTCAATAAAGACCTCTGGCGTCAAGTACAAGAGGAGGGGCGCGCTGAGCGCACTGAGGCTCCGGCCCAGGTGATCATGGCTAGTGACATTTCTCCGACCTACGTTGGCCTTGCTAAACGTAACGCACTGAAGGCGCGTGTGGAAAAACACATACGCTTTGTCACCGGTAAGTTCCAAGAAATAGAAGTCCCGGCATCGTCGGGAATTCTTGTTGCCAATCTACCTTACGGCGAACGTTTGGCCAAAGCTTCACGCAGCGACCTTGAATCCCTGTACAAAGAGATTGGTGACACGCTCAAGCGTAACTTTACTGGGTGGCGCGCGGCCTTGCTCGCAGCAGAAGAGTCACCTTACAAGTCTATCGGTCTGAAGACGACACGCCGGATCCCACTTATGAACGGCAGTATCCCTTGTAAGTTACTGATTTTCGATTTATATGCCGGCAGTAAGAGGCAGGTTACCAAGGACTCAAGCAAGTCCTAA
- a CDS encoding PKD domain-containing protein: protein MIRMLPNTKVIGLVFGLMLPVTATQVITACNQASYHVRSPGTDGEGPQNLGNGDGQPAAPTARVEVIFNNGSVTTVATGSATTVQPSNDTVSPSFVGTSNCANPGIIRADYTIKTPEGEIPLSALRAPGSCDALSVPYTFKTVGDYPITMIVTDENNLTATASMTMTIIDGTKKDGGFTIAAVPMLTQPTEPIAFTGYCYMPAGFTISWDFGDGATASGISGTHAYNDVGQYLVKAACTSADGKVVKTASVSVVVISGEVGMPTPTYGIPMGPPAAGPSQSPFQSPGQRPAIFP, encoded by the coding sequence GTGATCAGAATGCTACCCAACACTAAAGTCATCGGACTGGTATTTGGCCTCATGCTGCCAGTAACAGCGACTCAAGTAATAACCGCATGTAACCAGGCTTCCTATCACGTCCGGTCACCTGGGACCGACGGCGAAGGGCCGCAAAACCTCGGCAACGGAGATGGCCAGCCGGCTGCACCCACGGCGCGCGTCGAAGTGATCTTTAACAACGGCAGCGTCACGACAGTGGCCACGGGTTCGGCCACCACGGTTCAGCCCTCGAACGATACCGTTTCACCGAGTTTTGTGGGTACCAGCAACTGTGCCAACCCCGGCATCATCCGCGCCGATTACACAATCAAAACACCGGAGGGTGAGATTCCACTCTCTGCTCTCAGAGCACCGGGGAGCTGTGATGCTTTGAGTGTCCCCTACACCTTCAAAACTGTAGGTGATTATCCGATCACAATGATCGTGACGGACGAGAACAACCTCACTGCTACAGCATCCATGACCATGACCATCATCGATGGCACGAAAAAGGATGGTGGTTTCACCATTGCAGCCGTTCCGATGCTAACGCAACCTACCGAACCGATCGCCTTCACGGGCTACTGCTACATGCCAGCTGGATTTACAATCTCCTGGGACTTTGGCGATGGGGCGACCGCTAGTGGTATCTCTGGTACCCATGCCTACAATGATGTCGGACAGTATCTGGTTAAGGCAGCATGCACCAGTGCTGACGGAAAGGTCGTGAAAACGGCCTCAGTGAGCGTGGTTGTCATTAGCGGTGAAGTCGGTATGCCGACACCAACCTACGGCATACCGATGGGGCCACCAGCTGCGGGGCCCAGTCAATCCCCGTTCCAATCGCCTGGTCAAAGGCCAGCAATTTTCCCGTAA
- a CDS encoding RNA methyltransferase — protein MPTHDNRRRMMVITSVKNQRISQVLDLGKARERKESGYFALEGAREIERALNCGYKPHTVFWCRSVLSPASSQILSMLPSAVDRLEVAPQVYAKIAVRESSDGMVVIFEQKRHDLPTLPQRPLRLILAVQGLEKPGNLGAILRSSDAAGADALFLVDQQVDLYNPLVLRASVGTAFAQTVVALSSGELKRLATERGWQIVAAALHGSAVPYTDIDYTRPTVILLGTEAVGLTANWLHESDKVAQIPMAGIADSLNVSVAGAVMLFEARRQISSASLTG, from the coding sequence ATGCCTACTCACGACAACCGGCGGCGCATGATGGTGATCACGAGTGTTAAAAATCAGCGCATTAGCCAGGTTTTAGATTTAGGTAAGGCGCGGGAACGTAAAGAGTCAGGATATTTTGCACTGGAGGGTGCGCGAGAAATTGAGCGGGCACTCAACTGCGGCTACAAACCGCATACCGTCTTTTGGTGTCGCTCAGTCTTGTCGCCAGCATCCAGTCAGATCTTATCTATGTTACCGTCCGCGGTGGATCGGCTTGAGGTAGCTCCGCAAGTTTACGCCAAGATCGCAGTGCGCGAGTCAAGTGACGGCATGGTCGTCATCTTTGAGCAGAAGCGACATGACTTGCCAACGCTACCGCAGCGACCATTGCGGCTCATTTTAGCCGTCCAGGGATTAGAGAAACCAGGGAATCTTGGTGCCATTTTGCGCTCATCAGATGCTGCGGGAGCTGATGCTCTCTTTTTGGTTGATCAGCAGGTTGATCTCTACAACCCGCTGGTCTTACGCGCTAGCGTCGGTACTGCCTTTGCACAGACAGTCGTTGCGCTCTCGAGTGGCGAACTGAAACGCCTGGCTACCGAGCGCGGATGGCAAATTGTAGCAGCGGCGTTGCATGGATCTGCTGTGCCTTACACTGATATCGACTATACCCGTCCAACGGTAATTTTGCTGGGCACTGAGGCAGTAGGGTTAACCGCGAATTGGCTACATGAGTCAGACAAAGTAGCTCAAATTCCCATGGCAGGTATAGCCGACTCCCTAAACGTTAGTGTCGCGGGGGCTGTGATGCTTTTCGAAGCACGGCGCCAAATTTCCAGTGCCTCATTGACAGGTTGA